The following are from one region of the Streptomyces rubrogriseus genome:
- the mscL gene encoding large conductance mechanosensitive channel protein MscL, whose translation MSEKNEPSVWQGFKAFLMRGNVIDLAVAVVIGAAFTKIVNSVVDGVINPLVGAFGTQSLDSYSSCLKGPCTGTGDSATGVRILWGSVLGATLTFLITAAVVYFLMVLPMSKYLARQEARRKAKESAEEVIEVSELEVLKEIRDALIAQRGSGHDRS comes from the coding sequence GTGAGCGAGAAGAACGAGCCGAGCGTCTGGCAGGGCTTCAAGGCCTTCCTGATGCGCGGAAACGTCATCGACCTGGCGGTGGCGGTCGTCATCGGCGCCGCCTTCACCAAGATCGTCAACTCGGTGGTGGACGGGGTCATCAACCCCCTGGTCGGGGCGTTCGGCACGCAGAGCCTGGACAGCTACAGCTCCTGCCTGAAGGGCCCGTGCACCGGGACCGGCGACAGCGCCACGGGCGTGCGGATCCTCTGGGGCTCGGTGCTGGGCGCCACCCTCACGTTCCTGATCACGGCGGCCGTCGTGTACTTCCTGATGGTGCTGCCCATGTCGAAGTACCTGGCCCGGCAGGAGGCCCGCCGCAAGGCGAAGGAGAGCGCCGAGGAGGTCATCGAGGTCTCCGAGCTGGAGGTGCTCAAGGAGATCCGCGACGCCCTGATCGCACAGCGCGGTTCGGGGCACGACCGCTCGTAG
- a CDS encoding S-methyl-5'-thioadenosine phosphorylase: protein MANKVKAEIGVIGGSGFYSFLDDVTEVRVDTPYGPPSDSLFLGEVAGRRVAFLPRHGRGHHLPPHRINYRANLWALRSVGARQVFGPCAVGGLRPEYGPGTLLVPDQFVDRTKSRPSTYFDGLPMPDGTVPNVVHVSLADPYCPTGRAAALKAARGREWEPVDGGTLVVVEGPRFGTRAESLWHRAQGWSVVGMTGHPEAALARELELCYTSLTLVTDLDAGAESGEGVSHEEVLRVFAANVDRLRGVLFDAVAALPASGERDCPCGAALGGMDPGIALP from the coding sequence ATGGCGAACAAGGTGAAGGCCGAGATCGGCGTGATCGGCGGCTCCGGGTTCTACTCGTTCCTCGACGACGTGACCGAGGTCCGGGTCGACACCCCGTACGGGCCGCCCAGCGACTCCCTCTTCCTCGGCGAGGTCGCCGGCCGGCGGGTCGCCTTCCTCCCCCGGCACGGTCGCGGCCACCATCTGCCGCCGCACCGGATCAACTACCGGGCCAACCTGTGGGCGCTGCGTTCGGTCGGCGCACGCCAGGTCTTCGGCCCGTGTGCGGTCGGCGGCCTGCGCCCCGAGTACGGGCCGGGCACGCTGCTGGTGCCGGACCAGTTCGTCGACCGCACCAAGTCCCGCCCGTCGACCTACTTCGACGGGCTGCCGATGCCCGACGGCACGGTGCCCAACGTGGTGCACGTGTCGCTGGCCGACCCGTACTGCCCCACCGGACGGGCCGCCGCGCTGAAGGCGGCCCGGGGGCGGGAGTGGGAACCGGTGGACGGCGGCACCCTGGTCGTGGTCGAGGGGCCCCGTTTCGGGACCCGCGCGGAGTCGCTGTGGCACCGGGCGCAGGGCTGGTCGGTGGTGGGGATGACCGGCCACCCGGAGGCGGCGCTCGCCCGCGAGCTGGAGCTCTGCTACACCTCGCTGACCCTGGTGACCGACCTCGACGCCGGCGCGGAGAGCGGCGAGGGCGTCTCGCACGAGGAGGTGCTGCGGGTGTTCGCGGCGAACGTGGACCGGCTGCGGGGCGTCCTGTTCGACGCGGTGGCCGCGCTGCCGGCGTCCGGCGAGCGGGACTGCCCGTGCGGGGCGGCGCTGGGCGGGATGGATCCGGGGATCGCGCTGCCGTAG
- a CDS encoding FmdB family zinc ribbon protein produces the protein MPTYQYQCTECGEGLEAVQKFTDDALTECPNCQGRLKKVFSAVGIVFKGSGFYRNDSRGSSSSSSPASSSSKTASASSSSSDSGSSSASSSGSGSSSGSGSSSAGTTAA, from the coding sequence GTGCCGACGTACCAGTACCAGTGCACCGAGTGCGGCGAGGGCCTCGAGGCGGTGCAGAAGTTCACCGACGACGCCCTCACCGAGTGCCCGAACTGCCAGGGCCGCCTGAAGAAGGTGTTCTCGGCGGTAGGCATCGTCTTCAAGGGCTCCGGCTTCTACCGCAACGACAGCCGCGGCAGCTCGTCGAGCAGCTCGCCGGCGTCGTCGTCCTCGAAGACGGCCTCGGCTTCGTCGTCGTCCTCGGACTCGGGTTCGTCCTCGGCGTCCTCGTCGGGCTCCGGTTCGTCGTCGGGCTCCGGCAGCTCCTCCGCGGGCACCACCGCCGCGTAG
- a CDS encoding MFS transporter: protein MASTVTRPGYGQLLRTRGAWTFLLPGFAARQPFAMLTLSIVLLVQHTTGSYGVAGAAAAVTGVSMAVFAPYSGRLADRYGQRAVLLPGVLVHAASGLTLTVLALADAPLWALFLAAVPTGASVPQVGPMVRARWAVKLKDSPLMSTAAAFESVTDELTFVLGPLVATALCTAVDPAAGLVTEAALTLVGGLLFAARKSTEPKVGDADGGHARVEHVSALRVPGVRVLIVAFLGIGSVFGGMQVSLAAFTESIGEPGLNGVLYGVFAAGNMISGLACGAIAWKVAPQRRLLVGYAALALTASGLWAAHSVLVLAGLGLLVGMCVAPAIVTGYTLVEGLVPAGARTEAFTWLTGAVALGQAAAVTVAGQLEDRVRDGAGFLVPMGGTVLALAVLVALRSRLATRSHGRTVARGVGHRAPAAVD, encoded by the coding sequence GTGGCATCCACGGTCACCCGTCCGGGATACGGGCAGCTGCTGCGCACCCGCGGCGCCTGGACGTTCCTGCTCCCCGGCTTCGCGGCACGCCAGCCGTTCGCCATGCTGACGCTCTCCATCGTGCTGCTGGTGCAGCACACCACCGGCTCCTACGGCGTCGCGGGCGCCGCCGCGGCCGTCACCGGTGTCTCCATGGCCGTGTTCGCCCCGTACAGCGGCCGGCTCGCCGACCGCTACGGGCAGCGCGCCGTCCTGCTGCCCGGCGTGCTCGTGCACGCGGCGTCCGGGCTGACCCTGACCGTCCTCGCGCTCGCGGACGCGCCCCTGTGGGCGCTGTTCCTGGCGGCGGTACCCACCGGCGCCTCGGTGCCGCAGGTCGGGCCCATGGTGCGGGCCCGCTGGGCCGTGAAGCTCAAGGACTCCCCCCTGATGAGCACGGCGGCCGCCTTCGAGTCCGTCACCGACGAGCTGACCTTCGTCCTCGGCCCCCTGGTGGCGACCGCCCTGTGCACGGCCGTCGACCCGGCCGCGGGCCTGGTCACGGAGGCCGCGCTCACCCTGGTGGGCGGTCTGCTGTTCGCCGCCCGGAAGAGCACCGAGCCGAAGGTCGGCGACGCCGACGGCGGGCACGCGCGCGTGGAGCACGTTTCCGCGCTGCGGGTGCCCGGCGTGCGGGTGCTGATCGTCGCCTTCCTGGGCATCGGTTCCGTCTTCGGCGGCATGCAGGTGTCGCTGGCCGCGTTCACCGAGTCCATCGGCGAGCCCGGTCTCAACGGCGTCCTGTACGGCGTCTTCGCGGCGGGCAACATGATCTCCGGCCTGGCCTGCGGCGCCATCGCCTGGAAGGTGGCCCCGCAGCGGCGCCTCCTGGTCGGCTACGCCGCCCTGGCGCTGACCGCGTCCGGCCTCTGGGCCGCGCACTCGGTGCTCGTACTGGCGGGCCTCGGCCTGCTGGTCGGCATGTGCGTCGCGCCCGCCATCGTCACCGGCTACACCCTGGTCGAGGGCCTGGTCCCGGCGGGCGCCCGCACCGAGGCCTTCACCTGGCTGACCGGCGCCGTCGCACTGGGCCAGGCGGCGGCCGTGACCGTCGCCGGACAGCTGGAGGACCGGGTCCGGGACGGTGCCGGGTTCCTGGTGCCGATGGGCGGCACGGTCCTCGCGCTGGCGGTCCTGGTGGCGCTCCGGTCGCGGCTGGCGACCCGGTCCCACGGCCGCACCGTCGCACGTGGTGTCGGTCACCGCGCGCCCGCCGCAGTGGACTGA
- a CDS encoding potassium/proton antiporter, translated as MRCARERERPLTVHHLNQLLLVCSLVLLIAVAAVRISSRSGLPSLLVYLAIGVAMGQDGIGDIKFDNAELVQVIGYGALVVILAEGGLGTKWKEAKPALPAASALALGGVAVSVGVTAAGAHYLTGLEWRQALIVGAVVSSTDAAAVFSVLRRIPLPKRITGTLEAESGFNDAPVVILVVAFSTAGPIEHWYVLLGEIALELAIGAAIGLAVGWLGSWGLKHVALPASGLYPIAVMSIAIAAYAAGAMAHGSGFLAVYLASMVMGNARLPHWPATRGFADGLGWLAQIGMFVLLGLLVTPHELGDDILPALVIGLVLTMVARPLSVVLCLVPFRVPWQEQALMSWAGLRGAVPIILATIPMVEGVAGSHRIFNIVFVLVVVYTLVQGPTLPWLARKLRLGKGDEAADLGIESAPLERLRGHLLSVTIPEGSRMHGVEVNELRLPTGAAVTLVVRDGTSFVPLPTTGLRRGDELLVVATDPVRDAAEARLRAVGHGGKLAGWLGTGGTEGARGNHR; from the coding sequence ATGCGGTGCGCCAGGGAAAGGGAACGGCCGCTGACTGTCCACCACCTCAACCAGCTCCTGCTCGTCTGCTCGCTCGTCCTGCTCATCGCCGTGGCGGCGGTCCGGATCTCCTCGCGCAGCGGGCTCCCCAGCCTGCTCGTCTACCTGGCCATCGGCGTCGCCATGGGCCAGGACGGCATCGGCGACATCAAGTTCGACAACGCCGAACTGGTCCAGGTCATCGGCTACGGGGCCCTGGTCGTGATCCTGGCCGAGGGCGGACTCGGCACGAAGTGGAAGGAGGCGAAACCGGCGCTCCCGGCCGCCTCCGCGCTGGCGCTGGGCGGCGTCGCGGTGAGCGTCGGCGTGACCGCGGCGGGCGCGCACTACCTCACCGGGCTGGAGTGGCGGCAGGCACTGATCGTCGGGGCCGTGGTCTCCTCCACGGACGCCGCGGCCGTCTTCTCCGTGCTGCGCCGGATTCCGCTGCCCAAGCGGATAACGGGCACGCTGGAGGCCGAGTCCGGCTTCAACGACGCCCCGGTGGTCATCCTCGTGGTCGCCTTCTCCACGGCGGGACCGATCGAGCACTGGTACGTACTCCTCGGCGAGATCGCCCTGGAGCTGGCCATCGGCGCGGCCATCGGACTCGCGGTCGGCTGGCTCGGGTCGTGGGGGCTCAAGCACGTGGCGCTGCCCGCCTCCGGCCTCTACCCCATCGCCGTCATGTCGATCGCCATCGCCGCCTACGCGGCCGGTGCGATGGCCCACGGCAGTGGCTTCCTGGCCGTCTACCTCGCCTCGATGGTCATGGGCAACGCGCGGCTGCCGCACTGGCCCGCCACGCGGGGTTTCGCCGACGGACTCGGCTGGCTCGCCCAGATCGGCATGTTCGTCCTGCTCGGTCTGCTGGTCACCCCGCACGAGCTGGGCGACGACATCCTGCCCGCCCTGGTCATCGGGCTGGTGCTCACCATGGTGGCGCGCCCGCTGAGCGTCGTGCTGTGCCTGGTGCCCTTCCGGGTGCCGTGGCAGGAGCAGGCCCTGATGTCCTGGGCCGGGCTGCGCGGCGCGGTGCCCATCATCCTGGCGACGATCCCCATGGTGGAGGGCGTCGCGGGCAGCCACCGCATCTTCAACATCGTCTTCGTGCTGGTCGTCGTCTACACCCTGGTGCAGGGCCCGACGCTGCCGTGGCTGGCCCGCAAGCTGCGCCTGGGCAAGGGCGACGAGGCGGCCGACCTCGGCATCGAGTCGGCGCCCCTGGAACGGCTGCGCGGGCATCTGCTGTCCGTGACGATCCCCGAGGGCTCCAGGATGCACGGGGTCGAGGTCAACGAGCTGCGGCTGCCCACCGGGGCCGCCGTCACGCTGGTCGTCCGCGACGGGACGTCCTTCGTGCCGCTGCCGACCACGGGGCTGCGCCGCGGCGACGAACTCCTGGTGGTCGCCACGGACCCGGTGCGGGACGCCGCCGAGGCGCGGCTGCGCGCGGTCGGCCACGGCGGCAAGCTGGCCGGCTGGCTCGGCACCGGAGGCACCGAGGGCGCCCGAGGCAATCACAGGTGA
- a CDS encoding penicillin acylase family protein, with protein MPPTTTASTGQQAGTSGRKKGRKGRKGRLLVLVLVLALIGGLAYGAYWSISTVRASFPQTKGSITLDGLSGPVDVKRDGYGIPQVYASTEEDLFMAQGYVQAQDRFYEMDVRRHMTAGRLSEMFGKSQIDNDEFLRTLGWHRVAKKEYDEKLSDSTKKYLQAYSKGVNAYLKGKDGADISLEYAALGFTNDYKPQEWTPVDSVAWLKAMAWDLRGNMQDEVDRALMTSRLGPKQIADLYPAYPYDRNKAIVQEGQYDELTETFDGGGASGGDESDGTGTGTGTGTGTGTGTGTGSGSALEGQLAGLQNVLDNVPTAVGVNGNGIGSNSWVVSGKHTITGKPLLANDPHLSPSLPSVWYQMGLHCRTVSDKCRYDVAGYTFAGMPGVVVGHNQEIAWGLTNSGADVTDLYLEKITGEGYQYDGKVVPFETREETIKVAGGDSKKIVVRETNNGPLLSDRDDELVKTGKKATVETAAPDRGDGYGVALRWTALEAGTSMDAVFAIDRAQNWDDFREAATLFDVPSQNLVYADEEHIGYTLPGRIPVRAEGHDGSVPAPGWDPKFRWTGEYIDQDELPYEYDPERGYIVTANQAVVDADKYPYTLTTDWGYGARSQRITSLIEQKIKDGGKISTDDMRQMQLDNSSEMAKLLVPQLLKIDIADKDVREAQKLLEGWDYTQDADSAAAAYFNAVWRNILKLAFGNKLPKELRVEGQCLWVDPVNTTGPADETNKVRECGQRDADQAQPDGGDRWFEVVRTLMEKPKSDWWTTPANGTRKGADHNRDDLFKRAMTDARWELTAKLGKDIDTWNWGRLHRLFLKNQTLGTEGPGFLKYALNRGPWKLSGGEAAVNASGWNAAGGYGVIWVPSMRMVVNLGDLDKSRWINLTGASGHAYSAHYTDQTDKWANGELLPWAFSRKAVDESTSDTLVLKP; from the coding sequence ATGCCCCCCACCACCACCGCCTCCACGGGTCAGCAGGCCGGCACGTCCGGCAGGAAGAAGGGGCGCAAGGGGCGCAAGGGCCGCCTGCTCGTCCTCGTGCTGGTCCTGGCCCTCATCGGCGGCCTCGCCTACGGGGCGTACTGGTCGATCAGCACGGTCCGGGCGTCCTTCCCGCAGACCAAGGGCTCGATCACGCTGGACGGCCTGTCGGGCCCGGTCGACGTCAAGCGCGACGGGTACGGCATCCCGCAGGTCTACGCCTCCACCGAGGAGGACCTGTTCATGGCGCAGGGCTACGTCCAGGCGCAGGACCGGTTCTACGAGATGGACGTCCGCCGGCACATGACCGCCGGGCGCCTGTCGGAGATGTTCGGCAAGAGCCAGATCGACAACGACGAGTTCCTGCGCACGCTGGGCTGGCACCGGGTGGCGAAGAAGGAGTACGACGAGAAGCTCTCGGACTCCACGAAGAAGTACCTCCAGGCGTACTCCAAGGGCGTCAACGCCTACCTGAAGGGCAAGGACGGCGCGGACATCTCCCTGGAGTACGCGGCCCTCGGCTTCACCAACGACTACAAGCCCCAGGAGTGGACCCCGGTCGACTCGGTGGCCTGGCTGAAGGCGATGGCCTGGGACCTGCGCGGCAACATGCAGGACGAGGTCGACCGGGCGCTGATGACCAGCCGCCTGGGCCCCAAGCAGATCGCCGACCTCTACCCGGCCTACCCGTACGACCGCAACAAGGCGATCGTCCAGGAGGGCCAGTACGACGAGCTGACCGAGACGTTCGACGGCGGCGGTGCGTCGGGCGGCGACGAGAGCGACGGCACGGGCACGGGGACCGGCACGGGCACGGGTACCGGCACCGGCACGGGTACCGGATCCGGCAGCGCCCTGGAGGGCCAACTGGCCGGTCTCCAGAACGTCCTGGACAACGTCCCCACCGCCGTCGGCGTGAACGGCAACGGCATCGGCTCCAACTCGTGGGTCGTCTCCGGCAAGCACACCATCACCGGCAAGCCGCTGCTGGCCAACGACCCGCACCTGTCGCCGTCCCTGCCCTCCGTCTGGTACCAGATGGGCCTGCACTGCCGCACCGTCTCCGACAAGTGCCGGTACGACGTCGCCGGATACACCTTCGCGGGCATGCCCGGCGTGGTCGTCGGCCACAACCAGGAGATCGCCTGGGGCCTGACCAACTCCGGCGCCGACGTCACCGACCTCTACCTGGAGAAGATCACCGGCGAGGGCTACCAGTACGACGGCAAGGTGGTCCCCTTCGAGACGCGCGAGGAGACCATCAAGGTCGCCGGCGGCGACTCCAAGAAGATCGTCGTCCGTGAGACGAACAACGGCCCCCTGCTCTCCGACCGGGACGACGAGCTGGTGAAGACCGGCAAGAAGGCCACCGTCGAGACCGCCGCCCCCGACCGCGGCGACGGGTACGGCGTCGCGCTGCGCTGGACCGCGCTCGAGGCGGGCACCTCCATGGACGCCGTCTTCGCCATAGACCGGGCGCAGAACTGGGACGACTTCCGCGAGGCCGCCACGCTGTTCGACGTGCCCTCGCAGAACCTGGTCTACGCCGACGAAGAGCACATCGGCTACACCCTGCCGGGCCGGATCCCGGTGCGCGCCGAGGGCCACGACGGCTCCGTCCCGGCGCCCGGCTGGGACCCGAAGTTCCGCTGGACCGGCGAGTACATCGACCAGGACGAGCTGCCCTACGAGTACGACCCGGAGCGCGGCTACATCGTGACCGCCAACCAGGCCGTCGTCGACGCGGACAAGTACCCGTACACGCTCACCACGGACTGGGGCTACGGCGCCCGCAGCCAGCGCATCACCTCCCTGATCGAGCAGAAGATCAAGGACGGCGGCAAGATCTCCACCGACGACATGCGCCAGATGCAGCTGGACAACAGCAGCGAGATGGCCAAGCTGCTCGTGCCCCAGCTGCTGAAAATCGACATCGCCGACAAGGACGTCCGCGAGGCGCAGAAGCTGCTGGAGGGCTGGGACTACACCCAGGACGCCGACTCGGCCGCCGCCGCCTACTTCAACGCGGTCTGGCGCAACATCCTCAAGCTCGCCTTCGGCAACAAGCTGCCCAAGGAACTGCGGGTCGAGGGCCAGTGCCTGTGGGTCGACCCGGTCAACACCACCGGCCCCGCGGACGAGACCAACAAGGTCCGCGAATGCGGCCAGCGCGACGCCGACCAGGCGCAGCCGGACGGTGGCGACCGCTGGTTCGAGGTGGTCCGCACGCTGATGGAGAAGCCCAAGAGCGACTGGTGGACGACGCCGGCCAACGGCACCCGCAAGGGCGCCGACCACAACCGCGACGACCTGTTCAAGCGCGCCATGACCGACGCCCGCTGGGAGCTGACCGCCAAGCTCGGCAAGGACATCGACACCTGGAACTGGGGCCGCCTGCACCGCCTGTTCCTGAAGAACCAGACCCTGGGCACCGAGGGCCCCGGCTTCCTGAAGTACGCCCTCAACCGCGGCCCCTGGAAGCTCAGCGGCGGCGAGGCGGCGGTCAACGCCTCCGGCTGGAACGCGGCCGGCGGCTACGGGGTGATCTGGGTGCCGTCCATGCGGATGGTGGTCAACCTCGGCGACCTCGACAAGTCCCGCTGGATCAACCTCACCGGCGCCTCCGGGCACGCCTACAGCGCCCACTACACGGACCAGACCGACAAGTGGGCGAACGGCGAGCTGCTGCCGTGGGCCTTCTCGAGGAAGGCCGTCGACGAGAGCACGAGCGACACGCTGGTGCTCAAGCCGTAG
- a CDS encoding 5-formyltetrahydrofolate cyclo-ligase gives MPHNDPADGPGKRLLRRDLLAARTRMTPDDVRESADALARRALGLPEVAGAHAVAAYVSVGAEPGTLALLDGLRARGVRVLLPALLPDNDLDWGEYTGEGSLARVRHGGRMELFEPAGERLGPEAVTRADVVLLPGVAVDGRGLRLGRGGGSYDRVLARLEAAGARPALLVLLYDREVVAHVPAEPHDRPVDAVVTPSGVRRFR, from the coding sequence TTGCCTCACAACGACCCCGCGGACGGGCCCGGCAAGCGCCTCCTGCGGCGGGACCTCCTCGCGGCGCGCACCCGGATGACACCGGACGACGTGCGGGAATCCGCGGACGCGCTGGCCCGGCGGGCACTCGGTCTGCCGGAGGTCGCGGGGGCGCACGCCGTGGCCGCGTACGTCTCCGTGGGCGCCGAGCCTGGCACCCTCGCGCTCCTGGACGGGCTGCGCGCGCGGGGGGTGCGCGTGCTGCTGCCCGCACTGCTGCCGGACAACGACCTGGACTGGGGCGAGTACACCGGGGAGGGCTCCCTCGCGCGCGTGCGCCACGGCGGGCGGATGGAGCTGTTCGAGCCCGCCGGTGAGCGGCTGGGCCCGGAGGCGGTGACGCGGGCGGACGTCGTGCTGCTGCCGGGGGTCGCGGTGGACGGCCGCGGTCTGCGCCTGGGACGCGGGGGCGGCTCGTACGACCGGGTGCTGGCCCGGCTGGAGGCGGCGGGTGCGCGCCCCGCGCTGCTGGTGCTGCTCTACGACCGGGAGGTCGTCGCGCACGTCCCCGCGGAGCCGCACGACCGGCCGGTGGACGCGGTGGTGACGCCGTCGGGGGTGCGCAGGTTCCGCTGA
- the galU gene encoding UTP--glucose-1-phosphate uridylyltransferase GalU, producing the protein MTQSHPRISKAVIPAAGLGTRFLPATKATPKEMLPVVDKPAIQYVVEEAVTAGLGDVLMVTGRNKRPLEDHFDRNYELESALQKKGDASRLAKVQESSDLAMMHYVRQGDPKGLGHAVLCAAPHVGHEPFAVLLGDDLIDPRDPLLQRMIDVQEQYGGSVIALMEVAPEQIHLYGCAAVESTADGDVVKVGGLVEKPDPADAPSNYAIIGRYVLDPHVFDILRKTEPGRGGEIQLTDALQQLAEDESVGGPVHGVVFKGRRYDTGDRGDYLRAIVRLACEREDLGPDFRTWLRSYVAEEMQGR; encoded by the coding sequence ATGACTCAGTCCCACCCCAGGATCAGCAAGGCTGTCATCCCAGCAGCCGGTCTCGGTACCCGGTTCCTGCCGGCCACCAAGGCCACTCCCAAGGAGATGCTGCCGGTCGTCGACAAGCCGGCGATCCAGTACGTGGTCGAAGAGGCCGTCACCGCCGGCCTTGGCGACGTCCTCATGGTCACCGGCCGCAACAAGCGCCCCCTCGAGGACCACTTCGACCGCAATTACGAACTGGAGTCCGCCCTCCAGAAGAAGGGCGACGCGAGCCGCCTGGCCAAGGTCCAGGAATCCAGCGACCTCGCGATGATGCACTACGTCCGTCAGGGCGACCCCAAGGGCCTCGGCCACGCCGTGCTGTGCGCCGCCCCGCACGTCGGCCACGAGCCCTTCGCGGTCCTGCTCGGCGACGACCTGATCGACCCGCGCGACCCCCTGCTCCAGCGCATGATCGACGTCCAGGAGCAGTACGGCGGCAGCGTGATCGCCCTCATGGAGGTCGCGCCGGAGCAGATCCACCTCTACGGCTGCGCGGCCGTGGAGAGCACCGCGGACGGCGACGTGGTCAAGGTCGGCGGACTGGTCGAGAAGCCGGACCCGGCCGACGCCCCGTCCAACTACGCCATCATCGGCCGCTACGTGCTCGACCCGCACGTCTTCGACATACTCCGCAAGACCGAGCCCGGCCGCGGCGGCGAGATCCAGCTGACCGACGCCCTCCAGCAGCTCGCCGAGGACGAGTCCGTCGGCGGCCCGGTGCACGGCGTCGTCTTCAAGGGCCGCCGCTATGACACCGGCGACCGCGGCGACTACCTGCGTGCCATTGTCCGACTCGCGTGCGAACGTGAAGACCTGGGCCCGGACTTCAGGACATGGCTCCGCAGTTACGTAGCCGAGGAGATGCAGGGACGTTGA
- the glp gene encoding molybdotransferase-like divisome protein Glp → MSSSAHRDTGHDHAAAGPGPDRLWSVQDHLDDVLATVRPLDPIELNLLDAQGCVLVDDVTVPLSLPPFDNSSMDGYAVRVTDVAGASEEFPAVLEVVGDVAAGQAETPSVGPGQAARIMTGAPLPPGAEAVVPVEWTDGGSGQGPVAGMRARSLAPEGAEGHVHVYRPAEERAHVRARGSDVRSGDRALAAGTVLGPPQIGLLAAIGRGTVRVRPRPRVVVLSTGSELVQPDEQLASGQIYDSNSFALTAAARDAGAIAYRVGAVADDAETLRATIEDQLVRADLMVTTGGVSVGAYDVVKEALAHVGDEDEPGGGVDFRKLAMQPGKPQGFGSVGPDHTPLLALPGNPVSSYVSFELFVRPAIRTLMGLPDVHRPTVTASLAADKALTSPKGRRQFLRGSHDGGSVTPVGGSGSHLVAALAQANALIVVPEDTESVEPGTEVEVVLLG, encoded by the coding sequence TTGAGCAGCAGCGCGCACCGTGACACCGGCCACGACCACGCCGCCGCGGGCCCCGGCCCGGACCGGCTGTGGTCGGTGCAGGACCACCTGGACGACGTCCTCGCCACCGTCCGCCCCCTGGACCCCATCGAGCTGAACCTGCTCGACGCCCAGGGCTGCGTGCTGGTCGACGACGTCACGGTGCCGCTGTCCCTGCCGCCGTTCGACAACAGCTCCATGGACGGGTACGCGGTGCGGGTCACCGACGTCGCGGGCGCCAGCGAGGAGTTCCCCGCCGTCCTGGAGGTCGTCGGGGACGTCGCCGCCGGCCAGGCCGAGACGCCGTCGGTCGGTCCCGGACAGGCCGCCCGCATCATGACCGGCGCCCCGCTGCCGCCCGGCGCGGAGGCCGTCGTGCCCGTGGAGTGGACCGACGGCGGGTCGGGCCAGGGCCCGGTTGCCGGGATGCGGGCCCGCAGCCTGGCCCCGGAGGGCGCCGAGGGCCACGTGCACGTGTACCGGCCGGCCGAGGAACGCGCGCACGTGCGGGCCAGGGGCAGCGACGTCCGCTCCGGCGACCGCGCCCTGGCGGCGGGCACCGTCCTCGGCCCGCCGCAGATCGGCCTGCTCGCCGCGATCGGCCGGGGCACGGTACGGGTGCGCCCGCGCCCGCGCGTGGTGGTGCTCTCCACCGGCAGCGAACTCGTCCAGCCCGACGAACAGCTGGCGTCCGGTCAGATCTACGACTCCAACAGCTTCGCCCTCACCGCGGCCGCCCGCGACGCCGGCGCCATCGCCTACCGGGTGGGCGCGGTCGCCGACGACGCCGAGACCCTGCGGGCCACCATCGAGGACCAGCTGGTGCGCGCCGACCTGATGGTCACCACCGGCGGGGTGAGCGTCGGCGCGTACGACGTGGTCAAGGAGGCGCTGGCGCACGTCGGCGACGAGGACGAGCCGGGCGGCGGCGTGGACTTCCGCAAGCTCGCCATGCAGCCCGGCAAGCCCCAGGGCTTCGGCTCCGTCGGCCCCGACCACACCCCGCTGCTCGCCCTGCCCGGCAACCCGGTGTCGTCGTACGTCTCCTTCGAGCTGTTCGTGCGCCCCGCGATCCGCACCCTCATGGGGCTGCCCGACGTGCACCGTCCGACGGTCACCGCGTCCCTGGCCGCGGACAAGGCGCTGACCTCGCCGAAGGGCCGCAGGCAGTTCCTGCGGGGGAGTCACGACGGCGGTTCGGTCACCCCGGTCGGCGGCTCCGGCTCGCATCTCGTGGCCGCCCTCGCGCAGGCGAACGCCCTGATCGTCGTCCCCGAGGACACCGAGTCCGTCGAGCCCGGCACCGAGGTCGAGGTGGTCCTGCTCGGCTGA
- the moaC gene encoding cyclic pyranopterin monophosphate synthase MoaC, whose translation MSTQDRPSGSGQDPQDRLTHIDEAGAARMVDVSGKDVTARTARASGRVLVAPRVVELLRGEGVPKGDALATARIAGIMGAKRTPDLIPLCHPLSVSGVKLDLSVTDDAVEITATVRTTDRTGVEMEALTAVSVAALTVVDMVKAVDKGAVITDVRVEQKTGGKSGDWNRS comes from the coding sequence ATGAGTACCCAGGACCGGCCGTCCGGGAGCGGACAGGACCCGCAGGACCGGCTGACGCACATCGACGAGGCGGGCGCCGCCCGGATGGTCGACGTGTCCGGCAAGGACGTGACCGCCCGCACCGCCCGCGCCAGTGGACGCGTCCTCGTCGCGCCCCGCGTGGTCGAGCTGCTGCGCGGCGAGGGCGTGCCGAAGGGCGACGCCCTGGCCACCGCGCGGATCGCGGGCATCATGGGCGCCAAGCGCACCCCCGACCTGATCCCCTTGTGCCACCCGTTGTCGGTCTCCGGTGTGAAACTGGACCTGTCGGTCACGGACGACGCCGTGGAGATCACCGCCACGGTGAGGACGACGGATCGTACGGGCGTCGAGATGGAGGCGCTCACCGCGGTCTCCGTCGCCGCGCTCACCGTGGTCGACATGGTCAAGGCGGTCGACAAGGGAGCGGTCATCACGGACGTGCGGGTGGAGCAGAAGACGGGCGGCAAGTCCGGCGACTGGAACCGGTCATGA